The Arachis hypogaea cultivar Tifrunner chromosome 16, arahy.Tifrunner.gnm2.J5K5, whole genome shotgun sequence genome contains a region encoding:
- the LOC112758515 gene encoding uncharacterized protein has protein sequence MPYHFAPILTIFHLNTFFSFLLFKASQLPTSTHQAMANPPPVRPWFRLSSIRAAPAPAPAPAPAPAPAPAPEPRPFAALPTFRTTSAPSSPQTQPQEPTPAQEAPSRFAAGDARTSAPSSPAQKPPAPSSSLPSSPIPKATVITTSSVPTSPSRKPSTSYSPPHESPKTIKQPVQSPMQSPKYKPYAPPPSPLTLPPSQLKIEPKIPVEAEPKTVLVQSTVEKPRQWNNGNNDFHRETTHHGKHGHESREKSIHKKVSDSEDSGMKVITIAGENRGAYMELVQSQKKHEPSYLHKKGIVTDHGSEWESSSGGEGSSKQKHKNGKGRGTSSFPMAAYMNSNVQCVNNSLLYNTSCSHHDPGVRLSLSKKPFGDGYHIKEHLEGPSV, from the coding sequence ATGCCATATCATTTTGCACCCATACTTACCATCTTCCATCTCAATAcatttttctcatttcttctttttaAGGCTTCACAACTTCCCACCTCAACCCACCAAGCCATGGCTAACCCACCTCCGGTTCGTCCATGGTTTCGCCTAAGCTCCATTCGTGCCGCACCAGCCCCGGCCCCCGCCCCTGCCCCTGCCCCTGCCCCTGCTCCAGCTCCAGAGCCACGTCCGTTCGCGGCTCTTCCTACATTCAGGACTACTTCGGCACCATCCTCGCCTCAAACGCAGCCTCAAGAACCAACCCCGGCGCAAGAAGCCCCATCACGCTTCGCCGCCGGGGATGCCAGAACATCTGCCCCTTCATCACCGGCTCAGAAGCCCCCTGCTCCTTCTTCCTCACTGCCAAGTTCTCCAATCCCAAAGGCTACAGTTATAACCACCTCATCAGTTCCAACTTCACCGTCTCGCAAACCAAGCACTTCTTATTCTCCTCCTCATGAGTCTCCAAAAACAATCAAGCAACCTGTTCAGAGCCCAATGCAATCCCCAAAGTACAAACCATATGCTCCACCACCCTCTCCTCTTACCCTGCCACCTTCTCAGCTGAAGATAGAGCCTAAGATCCCCGTGGAGGCAGAGCCCAAAACCGTTCTCGTTCAGAGCACCGTTGAGAAGCCTCGCCAGTGGAACAACGGCAACAACGATTTCCACAGGGAAACAACCCACCATGGAAAACACGGCCATGAATCCAGAGAGAAAAGCATTCATAAGAAGGTTTCAGATTCAGAGGACTCTGGGATGAAGGTCATAACAATTGCAGGGGAAAACAGAGGAGCATACATGGAACTTGTCCAATCCCAGAAGAAGCATGAACCTAGCTATCTTCACAAGAAGGGCATTGTTACAGATCACGGCAGCGAATGGGAGAGCTCGAGCGGCGGAGAAGGTAGCTCAAAGCAGAAGCATAAGAATGGAAAAGGAAGAGGAACTTCTTCGTTCCCAATGGCTGCTTACATGAACAGCAATGTGCAGTGTGTCAACAACTCTCTTCTTTATAACACTTCTTGCTCCCACCATGACCCGGGTGTGCGCCTTTCACTCTCCAAGAAACCCTTTGGCGACGGTTACCATATCAAGGAACATCTTGAAGGCCCCTCCGTTTAA
- the LOC112758836 gene encoding uncharacterized protein, giving the protein MAATLTLVRLPTVGYHCHCSSRGRQSARAPISATLDAPRLKDSYSTIVHRASVSLGTITLPFLLQPQDALAVGGEFGILEGRTFALIHPIVLGGLFFYTLWAGYLGWQWRRVRTIQNEINELKKEVKPAPVTPDGNPVEVEAAPSPVQVKIQQLTDERKELLKGSYRERHFNAGSILLGFGVLEAVGGGVNTWLRTGKLFPGPHLFAGAGITVLWALAAALVPPMQRGSETARNLHIALNTLNVLLFVWQIPTGIEIVFKVFEFTKWP; this is encoded by the exons ATGGCCGCCACGTTGACACTTGTGAGGCTTCCAACTGTTGGTTATCATTGTCATTGCAGCAGCAGGGGACGCCAGAGTGCACGTGCTCCCATCTCCGCAACATTGGATGCCCCAAGATTAAAAGACTCTTATTCCACTATTGTCCATCGTGCCTCTGTTTCCCTCGGCACAATCACGTTACCATTCTTGCTGCAACCACAGGATGCGCTTGCTGTCGGAGGAGAATTCGGAATATTGGAGGGAAGAACCTTTGCTCTCATACACCCCATTGTGTTGGGTGGATTGTTCTTTTATACATTGTGGGCAGGCTACTTAGGGTGGCAATGGCGGCGCGTAAGGACAATCCAGAATGAGATTAACGAGCTCAAGAAAGAAGTCAAACCTGCTCCTGTCACCCCTGACGGCAACCCCGTGGAGGTGGAGGCAGCTCCGTCCCCGGTTCAAGTGAAAATTCAGCAACTCACTGACGAGAGGAAGGAGCTGCTGAAAGGGTCTTACAGGGAAAGACACTTCAACGCAGGATCCATATTGCTGGGTTTTGGGGTGCTTGAGGCGGTTGGAGGAGGAGTCAACACGTGGCTTAGGACAGGAAAACTCTTCCCTGGTCCACATTTGTTTGCAGGAGCAG GTATTACGGTGCTATGGGCACTGGCAGCAGCTTTAGTACCACCAATGCAGAGAGGAAGTGAAACTGCTAGAAATCTTCACATAGCATTGAATACATTAAATGTTCTCCTCTTTGTGTGGCAGATTCCCACTGGAATTGAAATTGTATTCAAAGTGTTTGAGTTCACCAAATGGCCTTGA